In Natronococcus sp. AD-5, the genomic window CGGGAGTCCGACGTCCTCGAGGGCCGCGAGCACCGCCTCGTCGGGGTAGTCGTCGACGCCGGGGTCGAGGACGAAGCCGTGAAAGCGGTCGTCGTACGCGTACTTCTCGATATCCGCGGGGGTGGTGTGGTGGTCCCCGCGTCGACTGACGGCGTTTCGAAGCCGACCCGTCGCGGTCGTCTCGGGTTCCCGGGTCCCGTTGATCCGGGCGAACGCGACGAACGGCCGGTCGACGCTGCGCCTGGCGACGCCGTTGTTCGGGGCGACGTAAGCCGTCCCCGCCACCGCGGGCGGAAAGACGATCGATCGAGTGATTCCCGCCTGGTGCATCTCCCGCTCGAGTCGATCCGGGGAGATCGTTCGACTCCCGGTCGATCCCCGACCGCTCGGTATCAGGCGCGCGTAGACGTCCACGATTCGAAACCCGTGTTCCAGCTCCAGCATCCCACCCTCCTGTTTCTGGAACGGACATATTTTGCTACCGACTCTTCTCGCTATCGACTCGTCTCGCGAGGTGTGCACACGGTTCGCACGACGTAATCGCAAGACGAGACGCCGGCAGGGAGGGAAAAGATTATATAGAAGTGCTGACGACATGGTTAGTGAGGATCCACAATGGCACAACAGCGACGCATGGGCGGACAGCCTATGTTCATTCTGAGCGAGGACAGCCAGCGAACGCAGGGCCGAGACGCCCAGTCGTCGAACATCATGGCCGGCAAGGCGGTCGCCGAGTCGGTACGGACGACGCTCGGTCCCCGCGGGATGGACAAGATGCTCGTCGACTCGAGCGGCGAGGTCGTCATCACGAACGACGGCGCGACCATCCTGAACGAGATGGACATCGAACACCCCGCGGCCCAGATGCTCGTCGAGGTCGCCGACTCCCAGGAGGAGGAGGTCGGCGACGGCACGACGACCGCGGCCGTGATCGCTGGTAACCTGCTCGGTGAAGCCGAGGATCTCATCGAACAGGACGTCCATGCGACGACGATCGTCGAGGGCTACCACGAGGCCGCCGAGATCGCCCTCGAGGCGATCGCCGAGCAGGTCAGCGAGGACGCGGTCGACGACGAAGTCCTGAAGCAGGTCGCCGAGTCGAGCATGACCGGCAAGGGCACCGGCGGCCTGACCGCCGAGTCGCTGGCCGAGACGGTCGTCGAGGCCATCCGCCACGTCGAGACGGACGAGGGCGTCGAGCGCGAGAACGTCGCCGTCCACACGCAGATCGGCGCGTCCTCGAACGCGACCGAGCTCATCCCCGGCATCGTCATCGACGAGGAGGCCGCCCACGACGCGATGCCGAGCGAGGTCGAAGACGCCTCGATCGCCGTGCTCGACGTCGAACTCGGCGTCCGCACCGGCGAGATCGACGCCGAGTACGCCATCGACTCGATCGACCAGCTCAACGCCGCGATCGACGCCGAAGAGAGCGAGGTCCGAGGTTACGCCGAAACGCTCGCCGAGAGCGGCGCCGACGTCGTCTTCACGACCGACGACGTCGACGACCGCATCAGCTCGTTCCTCGCCAACGAGGGCGTGCTCGTCTTCGACGACATCGGCAACTCCGACGCCCGCAAGATCGTCTCCGCGACGGGCGCCAGCCGCGTCGGCGCCCTCGAGGACCTCGAGGAATCCGACTTCGGCGCGGCCGACCGCATCCGGGCAAAGAACTACGGCGACGACGACCTCGCGTTCGTCGAGGGCGGCGCGGCCGCCGAGGCCGTCACCGTCTTCGTCCGCGGCGGCACCGAACACGTCGTCGACGAACTCGAGCGCGCCATCGACGACGCGCTCGACGTCGTCGCGACGGCGCTCGACTCGGGCGAGGTCGTCCCCGGCGCCGGGGCGACCGAGATCGCCGTCGCGGACAAGGTCCGCTCGGCGGCCGCCGGAATCGAGGGCCGCAAGCAACTCGCCGTGACGGCGTTCGCCGACGCGCTGGACGTCGTCCCGCGTACGCTCGCCGGGAACACGGGTCAGGACCCGATCGACGCGCTCGTCGATCTCCGCGCCGCCCACGAGTCCGAGGGTCGCGCCGGCCTCATCACCGACGGCGAGGAAGTCACCATCGACGATCCGTTCGAGTACGGCGTCGTCGACCCCGCCGACGTCAAGCGGGAGGCCATCGAGAGCGCGACCGAAGCCGCGACGATGATCGTCCGCATCGACGACGTCATCGCCGCCGAGTAACGCTCCGTATCCCGAATCTCTCGTCTATTTTTGGCCGGTACGAGCGACGCCGCGAGCGACCGGTACCTCGTTTCAATCGGCCGCGGGCGTCGGCTCGAATTCGACCCGATCGCCGACCCCCAGGTCGAACGCCTCGTCGCCCCGGTCCCGATTGACGTCGAGTTCGACGTAGCCGTGGCTGCCGACGGTCGCGAGTCGATCGCCCGCCGGAACGGCGGCGAACGTGTCGCCGACCGGAACGGGATCGCCGTTCGCGACGATCCGATCCCTGTTCTCGAGGTAGCCGCCGGGCACGTTCGTGATGACGTTCCCGAAGTCGTCGACGACCAGGACCTCGCCGGCGGCCCGGTCCCCGTCTACGGTCGCGGCGGGAAGCGCGAGGTCGACGCGGTCGTCCGTCGGTTCGAGGAAGCCGAGCGACTCGAGCCGATCCGGATCGGTCCCGTGAACCGCCGCCGCGGCGGGGGCGAAGACGTCTCGTCCGTGGAAGGTCGAGCTGGCTGGGCCTCGGTCGGTACCGCTAGCGGGGTCGACGGCCGCCGTCCCGGCCGTCGGTTCGACCGGCTCGAGCCGCTGCTCGTCGATCACGTACGTCTCGAGGTCGCCCTCGCCGGCGAGGCGACGGGCGGCGGGGAAGAGAACGCCGTTGTCCGGGCCCACGAGCGCGTGGTCGCCGGCGCGGACGACGAGCGCGTCGCGCTCGGTCCCGACGCCGGGATCGACGACGACGAGGTGGGTCGCCGGCGGAAAGTACGGGAGCGTCTCCCGGAGCCAGAACGCCGCGGTGCGGACGTCGTGTCGCGGGAAGTCGTGGCTGACGTCGACCAGTCTGGTATCGGTGCGCTGGAGCACGACGCCTTTCATCGCCGCGGGATACGGCGTGCCGAAGTCCGACGTGAGCGTGATCATGGGTGGGGGTACGGATCGATCGCTGAAAATCGGTGCGCCTCGGAACGGATCGGGCTCGAGTGGCGGTAGCCGTTCCTCGAGTGGTGCTCGGGGCGGCGGCGAGAGACGGACGTCAGTCGCCGTTCGAGTCGGAGCCGCTGACCATCTGGATGCGCTCGATACCGCCGATCTCGTCGACGACCTCGACGACCGCCTCGGGAACCAGCGACTCCCAGTCGCCGTCGTTGATCATTCGCTCGCGGACCTCGGTGCCCTCGAGCACCTCCCGGTTGAACATCGGCGACTGGCGGATCTCGATGTCGGCCTCGCGAAACAGTTGGATGACGAGCGGGTTGTTCGAGTACGCGACGTCGAAGTCGGGACTCATGCTCTGGACGTGGCTCACCCACACCGAGTTGCGCTCTAAGTCCTCGATCGGGACGGCGTAGGTCACGAGGTCGGTGTCGACGAGCGACTTGGTGATCATCATGATGCGCTCGCCGGCGGTGAACGGATTCCGGACGGTGTGTGAGTCGTCGGCGCTTCCGATTCCCAGCACGAGTTCGTCGACGTCCTCGGCGATTTGCGCGACCATGTTGCGGTGGCCGTTGTGGAACGGCTGGAAGCGGCCGATGTAGAACCCCCTCATGCCGTAACACTGTTCGTGCGCGGCGCTTAAGCGTGGCGAGTTTTCTCCGAATCGATCGCCCCGATCGACCGGGTCGGAAGCTGACATTTACGGCGAATCCGTCGGTGCCGAACGGATTCCTCTTCGGCGTAATCGCGCCACACCGGGGCCGTAGTCTGTGATTTCGGGCACTAGCGCCGTGCGCCGCATGGAGAAAGTATATCAGTCGCAATCCCTTCGGATCAGGTACTGAACAGAGTTCTATGAGTAACGATACGAACGTTGACGACTCCCCTGAAGGCGCACCTGACGCCGCTCCCGACGAGGCCCAGCGAGAGGAGCAGCGCTCGGAGCGCCAGGGGGACCGGTCGCCAGATGTGGACGACGGCGACCGGACCGACGAGTCCGGCGGCGCTCCGGACGAGGCGTTCGACCCCGGGTCGGAAACCGACGAAACCGATGCCGAGGTCGAAACGGTCGAAGACCTCGGCAGTACCGTCGAAGTCGATCCGGGCGTCGAAGTCGATGAAGAGAACGCCGAGGACGATCTGCTCGGCGGGCTCAAGATCGACTCGACGGCGGACATCGAGGTTCCTGACCGCCTCGTC contains:
- the thsA gene encoding thermosome subunit alpha, whose product is MFILSEDSQRTQGRDAQSSNIMAGKAVAESVRTTLGPRGMDKMLVDSSGEVVITNDGATILNEMDIEHPAAQMLVEVADSQEEEVGDGTTTAAVIAGNLLGEAEDLIEQDVHATTIVEGYHEAAEIALEAIAEQVSEDAVDDEVLKQVAESSMTGKGTGGLTAESLAETVVEAIRHVETDEGVERENVAVHTQIGASSNATELIPGIVIDEEAAHDAMPSEVEDASIAVLDVELGVRTGEIDAEYAIDSIDQLNAAIDAEESEVRGYAETLAESGADVVFTTDDVDDRISSFLANEGVLVFDDIGNSDARKIVSATGASRVGALEDLEESDFGAADRIRAKNYGDDDLAFVEGGAAAEAVTVFVRGGTEHVVDELERAIDDALDVVATALDSGEVVPGAGATEIAVADKVRSAAAGIEGRKQLAVTAFADALDVVPRTLAGNTGQDPIDALVDLRAAHESEGRAGLITDGEEVTIDDPFEYGVVDPADVKREAIESATEAATMIVRIDDVIAAE
- a CDS encoding nicotinamide-nucleotide adenylyltransferase; translation: MRGFYIGRFQPFHNGHRNMVAQIAEDVDELVLGIGSADDSHTVRNPFTAGERIMMITKSLVDTDLVTYAVPIEDLERNSVWVSHVQSMSPDFDVAYSNNPLVIQLFREADIEIRQSPMFNREVLEGTEVRERMINDGDWESLVPEAVVEVVDEIGGIERIQMVSGSDSNGD
- a CDS encoding SAM hydrolase/SAM-dependent halogenase family protein; the encoded protein is MITLTSDFGTPYPAAMKGVVLQRTDTRLVDVSHDFPRHDVRTAAFWLRETLPYFPPATHLVVVDPGVGTERDALVVRAGDHALVGPDNGVLFPAARRLAGEGDLETYVIDEQRLEPVEPTAGTAAVDPASGTDRGPASSTFHGRDVFAPAAAAVHGTDPDRLESLGFLEPTDDRVDLALPAATVDGDRAAGEVLVVDDFGNVITNVPGGYLENRDRIVANGDPVPVGDTFAAVPAGDRLATVGSHGYVELDVNRDRGDEAFDLGVGDRVEFEPTPAAD
- a CDS encoding amidohydrolase family protein — encoded protein: MLELEHGFRIVDVYARLIPSGRGSTGSRTISPDRLEREMHQAGITRSIVFPPAVAGTAYVAPNNGVARRSVDRPFVAFARINGTREPETTATGRLRNAVSRRGDHHTTPADIEKYAYDDRFHGFVLDPGVDDYPDEAVLAALEDVGLPLIVRGGVDAPPEALAETLLGRTFPVVVAHFGGHPLDRPLMSEMIDLLERYDDCYLETSFVRYRDHLERALREHPDRVLFGSASPACHPNVAVMEILTLDVSEDLLRRAFSKNACRVIDALAPDAQSRN